The DNA sequence AGTTCATCCCACTGCAGCAGATCACGATCGAGTCGTTTCGTGCCCGCATCAGTCAGGCGGTAATATTTACGACCGCGGCCGCTGTCAGCTTCACGCCATTCCGACTCGATCAGTCCCTGCGCTTCGAGGTTGTACAGGAGCGGATAGAGCGTACTCTGTCCGAGTTTCAGGATGCCGCCTGACCGCTCCGTGACTT is a window from the Phycisphaerae bacterium genome containing:
- a CDS encoding helix-turn-helix transcriptional regulator, with the translated sequence MQFERELLKGVLPLAVLKLLRHREMYGYELVKEVTERSGGILKLGQSTLYPLLYNLEAQGLIESEWREADSGRGRKYYRLTDAGTKRLDRDLLQWDELVRGMGRLVVGGLHSRLSTLLS